A genomic segment from Sphingopyxis sp. DBS4 encodes:
- a CDS encoding LacI family DNA-binding transcriptional regulator, with protein MTRATIKDVSRVAGVSIKTVSRVLNKERYVSDDMRQKVEEAVARLNYHPSLAARTLAGRRSFQIGLIHDNPSPYYIFNMQAGVGQRCREADFRMIVQPCDINSPGLVDDIGALIDQAQLDGIIMTPPVTDVGTALAELFRRRIPVVRVQPGTDLTATSAVYIDNVQAADDMTAYLISLGHRRIGLVTGHANYFASGQRLTGYRQALQRAGIGFDAALVFPGQFDFPSGAAAAEALLALDEPPTAIFASSDEMAAGVLAAAHRRGVSVPGQLSVAGFDDTDLAQVVWPALTTIRQPIRDLGYAAADLLLEFGERIERRQLPHELVVRGSTAPPGH; from the coding sequence ATGACCCGGGCGACGATCAAGGATGTTTCGCGCGTCGCGGGCGTGTCGATCAAGACCGTCTCGCGCGTCCTCAACAAGGAACGCTATGTCAGCGACGACATGCGGCAAAAGGTCGAGGAAGCCGTCGCGCGGCTCAATTATCATCCCAGCCTCGCCGCGCGCACGCTCGCGGGGCGGCGGTCGTTCCAGATCGGGCTGATCCACGACAACCCCAGCCCCTATTATATCTTCAACATGCAGGCCGGGGTCGGACAGCGCTGTCGCGAAGCCGACTTCCGCATGATCGTCCAGCCGTGCGACATTAATTCGCCGGGGCTGGTCGACGACATCGGCGCGCTGATCGATCAGGCGCAGCTCGACGGCATCATCATGACCCCGCCGGTGACCGACGTCGGCACCGCGCTCGCCGAGCTGTTCCGCCGCAGGATTCCCGTCGTTCGCGTCCAGCCGGGGACCGACCTCACCGCGACCTCCGCGGTCTATATCGACAATGTGCAGGCAGCCGACGACATGACCGCCTATCTGATTTCGCTCGGCCATCGCCGTATCGGGCTCGTCACCGGCCATGCCAATTATTTCGCCAGCGGCCAGCGGCTGACCGGCTATCGGCAGGCGCTGCAGCGGGCGGGCATCGGCTTCGATGCGGCGCTCGTCTTTCCCGGCCAGTTCGATTTTCCGTCGGGCGCCGCGGCGGCCGAGGCGCTGCTCGCCCTCGACGAACCGCCGACCGCGATCTTTGCGAGCAGCGACGAAATGGCCGCGGGCGTTCTCGCCGCCGCGCATCGCCGAGGCGTGTCGGTGCCCGGCCAATTGTCGGTCGCGGGCTTCGACGACACCGACCTTGCGCAGGTCGTCTGGCCGGCGCTGACGACGATCCGCCAGCCGATCCGCGACCTCGGCTATGCCGCTGCCGATCTGCTGCTCGAATTCGGCGAACGGATCGAGCGGCGGCAATTGCCGCACGAATTGGTCGTGCGCGGGTCGACGGCGCCGCCGGGCCATTAA
- a CDS encoding MFS transporter: protein MVAQIADKRRWLLVGLVFVAIVLNYVDRQILALLKPTLQAEFDWSDRNYSHMASAFQFAAALAFLGTGWFIDKVGLRRGFAIGVGVWSLAGMAHAFATTVAGFVTSRAVLGAAESIGTPAAVKTAATYFNAKERSIVLGLGGIAPNVGAILTPLLIPLMALMWGWQSTFLIAGGLGLVWVAVWLMVRIPEQPGAADAAATKIAWGSLLRDRRQWAVILGKALTDQVWWFLLFFMPDLFHRVFGLSQGTLGLPVAFVYFMAALGGITGGFLPSLLMTRGWSVNTARKTSMLLYALLILPVPLLVHADSAWVAAAILGLGLFAHQGFSTNLFGLTTDVFPAKIVGSVIGIGAFAGNLSGMAMIEFAGWSLDTGRGYMPMMLICAFTYLVALAAIHLILPRIVAVDEEEDGEAQVLAH, encoded by the coding sequence ATGGTGGCGCAAATCGCCGATAAACGCCGCTGGCTGCTGGTGGGACTCGTCTTCGTCGCCATCGTCCTCAACTATGTCGACCGCCAGATTCTCGCACTCCTGAAGCCGACCCTCCAGGCCGAATTCGACTGGAGCGACCGCAATTACAGCCACATGGCCTCGGCCTTTCAGTTCGCCGCCGCGCTCGCCTTTCTCGGCACCGGCTGGTTCATCGACAAGGTCGGGCTGCGCCGCGGCTTTGCGATCGGGGTCGGGGTGTGGAGCCTTGCGGGCATGGCGCACGCCTTCGCGACGACCGTCGCGGGCTTCGTCACGTCGCGTGCGGTGCTCGGCGCTGCCGAATCGATCGGCACCCCGGCGGCGGTGAAGACCGCCGCGACCTATTTCAATGCGAAGGAGCGCTCGATCGTTCTCGGCCTCGGCGGCATCGCCCCCAATGTGGGGGCGATCCTGACGCCGTTGCTGATTCCGCTGATGGCGCTGATGTGGGGGTGGCAGTCGACCTTTCTGATCGCGGGCGGGCTCGGGCTCGTCTGGGTCGCGGTGTGGCTGATGGTGCGCATCCCCGAACAGCCCGGCGCCGCCGACGCCGCCGCGACGAAGATCGCATGGGGCAGCCTGCTGCGCGACCGCCGCCAATGGGCGGTAATCCTGGGGAAGGCGCTCACCGATCAGGTCTGGTGGTTCCTGCTCTTCTTCATGCCCGACCTCTTCCACCGCGTCTTCGGGCTGAGTCAGGGAACGCTCGGGCTTCCGGTCGCCTTCGTCTATTTCATGGCGGCGCTTGGCGGCATCACCGGCGGCTTCCTGCCGTCGCTGCTGATGACCCGCGGATGGAGCGTCAACACCGCGCGCAAGACGTCGATGCTGCTCTACGCCTTGCTGATCCTGCCGGTGCCGTTGCTCGTGCACGCCGACAGCGCGTGGGTCGCCGCCGCGATCCTCGGCCTCGGCCTCTTCGCGCATCAGGGGTTCTCGACCAATCTCTTCGGCCTCACCACCGATGTTTTTCCAGCAAAGATCGTCGGCTCGGTGATCGGTATCGGCGCCTTCGCGGGCAATCTGTCGGGCATGGCGATGATCGAGTTCGCGGGCTGGTCGCTCGACACCGGCCGTGGCTACATGCCGATGATGCTCATCTGCGCTTTCACCTATCTCGTCGCGCTCGCCGCAATCCACCTCATCCTGCCGCGCATCGTCGCGGTGGACGAGGAGGAAGATGGCGAGGCGCAGGTGCTGGCGCATTGA
- a CDS encoding aldo/keto reductase family oxidoreductase, translated as MSDYLPAPAPVTLAGHEVAPIAWGMWRFAGADVGTARARIDAAFEAGVTLFDTADIYGCDTPGGFGSAEALLGEVFAEAPALRDKMLLATKGGIILGVPYDSSAPYLASAIDISLKRLRTDRVELWQIHRPDLLTHPQEAARALEEAHRAGKIGAIGVSNFTPSQAAALAKFLPVPLVSHQSEFSPLHLNPLFDGIFDQSMAEGMTFLAWSPLGGGRLGDPADERARAIAALLDAKAAEYDVSRAAATYSWVMAHPARPIPIVGTQNPGRIKEIPQAFVPRWTRAEWYAVLQTSMGENLP; from the coding sequence ATGTCAGATTATCTGCCCGCTCCCGCCCCCGTGACTCTCGCCGGCCATGAGGTCGCTCCCATCGCATGGGGCATGTGGCGCTTCGCCGGTGCCGACGTCGGCACTGCCCGCGCGCGCATCGACGCGGCGTTCGAGGCGGGGGTGACTCTCTTCGACACCGCCGACATCTACGGCTGCGACACCCCCGGCGGCTTCGGCTCGGCCGAGGCGCTGCTCGGCGAGGTCTTCGCCGAAGCGCCTGCCTTGCGCGACAAGATGCTGCTCGCGACCAAGGGCGGGATCATCCTCGGCGTGCCTTACGACAGCAGCGCGCCCTATCTCGCCTCGGCGATCGACATTTCGCTGAAGCGCCTGCGCACCGACCGTGTCGAACTGTGGCAGATCCACCGCCCCGACCTGCTCACCCATCCGCAGGAAGCGGCGCGCGCGCTCGAGGAAGCGCATCGCGCGGGCAAGATCGGCGCGATCGGCGTCTCGAATTTCACGCCGTCGCAGGCGGCGGCGCTCGCCAAATTTCTGCCGGTTCCGCTGGTCAGCCACCAGAGCGAATTTTCGCCGCTTCACCTGAACCCGCTGTTCGACGGCATCTTCGACCAGTCGATGGCGGAGGGCATGACCTTCCTCGCCTGGTCGCCGCTCGGCGGCGGCCGGCTCGGCGATCCGGCCGACGAACGCGCGCGCGCCATCGCCGCGCTGCTCGACGCCAAGGCCGCCGAATATGACGTCTCGCGCGCCGCCGCGACCTATAGCTGGGTGATGGCGCATCCCGCCCGCCCGATCCCGATCGTCGGCACCCAAAATCCGGGCCGGATCAAGGAAATCCCGCAGGCTTTCGTGCCGCGCTGGACGCGCGCCGAATGGTACGCGGTGCTGCAAACTTCGATGGGGGAGAATCTGCCATGA
- a CDS encoding LLM class flavin-dependent oxidoreductase codes for MTDRMCEVSWFSALCDDDYEFLGVPDPMLKSSWEHCRDIVMQADSLGFDNILLPSGYALGIDTTAFAAAIATMVKRIRLLMAVRIGESWPPQLARQIATIDRILGGRLTVNIISSDMPGETMESEPRYRRTVEAMHILKTLLNGEALDHDGEFWKLKLDPPRIGMVSGKAPPLYFGGLSPAARDAAAKGCDVFLMWPDREEVVKEIIADMTARAAAYGRTLKFGYRAHMIVRDTEAEARTAADRLLSKLDAAKGAAIKAKSLDSQSFGVNAQVALREAASDDGYVEDNLWTGVGRARSGCGAAIVGDPDQVLAKLARYQDMGIEAFILSGYPHAAEADLFARHVLPKMTHGPLAL; via the coding sequence ATGACCGATCGCATGTGCGAAGTGAGCTGGTTTTCGGCGCTTTGCGACGACGACTATGAATTTCTCGGCGTCCCCGACCCGATGCTCAAATCGAGCTGGGAGCATTGCCGCGACATCGTGATGCAGGCGGACAGTTTGGGATTCGACAATATCCTGCTCCCATCGGGCTATGCGCTCGGCATCGACACCACCGCCTTCGCCGCGGCGATCGCGACGATGGTCAAGCGCATCCGCCTGCTGATGGCGGTGCGCATCGGCGAAAGCTGGCCGCCGCAGCTTGCGCGCCAGATCGCTACGATCGACCGTATCCTGGGCGGCCGGTTGACGGTCAACATCATCTCGTCGGACATGCCGGGCGAGACGATGGAGTCCGAACCGCGCTATCGCCGCACGGTCGAGGCGATGCATATCCTGAAGACGCTGCTCAATGGCGAGGCGCTCGACCATGACGGCGAGTTCTGGAAGCTGAAGCTCGATCCGCCGCGCATCGGCATGGTGTCGGGCAAGGCGCCGCCGCTCTATTTCGGCGGGCTTTCCCCCGCCGCGCGCGACGCCGCCGCGAAAGGCTGCGACGTCTTCCTGATGTGGCCCGACCGCGAGGAGGTGGTGAAGGAGATCATCGCCGACATGACCGCGCGCGCCGCCGCTTATGGCCGCACGCTCAAGTTCGGCTATCGCGCGCACATGATCGTCCGCGACACCGAGGCCGAGGCGCGCACCGCCGCCGACCGCCTGCTCTCGAAGCTCGACGCCGCCAAGGGCGCTGCGATCAAGGCCAAGTCGCTCGATTCGCAGTCGTTCGGCGTCAACGCGCAGGTCGCCTTGCGCGAGGCCGCATCCGACGACGGCTATGTCGAGGATAATCTGTGGACCGGCGTCGGCCGCGCCCGCTCGGGCTGCGGCGCCGCGATTGTCGGCGATCCCGATCAGGTGCTCGCGAAGCTCGCCCGCTATCAGGACATGGGCATCGAGGCGTTCATTTTGTCAGGCTACCCCCACGCGGCGGAGGCCGATCTCTTCGCCCGCCACGTCCTGCCGAAGATGACGCACGGGCCGCTGGCGCTCTGA
- a CDS encoding iron-containing alcohol dehydrogenase, which produces MSIASIALPRILRIGGGASKELPEVLATLGLARPLIVTDAFLLGNGRVEELVGGLAAAGIAARVFADTVPDPTVASVDAGVACLHEGDHDCIVGFGGGSPLDSAKAIAVLGEHGGAMADYKAPHVQDAPGLPVIAIPTTAGTGSEATRFTIITDEATDEKMLCPGLAYLPVAALVDYELTFTKPRRLTADTGIDSLTHAIEAYVSKRANPFSDGMALLAMRAIAPNLRRVCRDPMDAAARAAMMLGATQAGIAFSNSSVALVHGMSRPIGAHFHVPHGLSNAMLLPAVTAWSAPAALHRYADCARAMGVADETEGDQAAVARLLDELAALNRELEVPGPAAWGIDAARWEALVPTMCAQAAASGSPANNPRVPDAEEMAMLYAQVWAG; this is translated from the coding sequence TTGAGTATCGCCAGCATCGCTTTGCCCCGCATCCTGCGCATCGGCGGGGGCGCATCGAAAGAGCTGCCCGAGGTGCTGGCGACGCTGGGGCTGGCGCGGCCGCTGATCGTCACCGACGCCTTTCTGCTGGGCAACGGGCGCGTCGAGGAGTTGGTGGGCGGGCTGGCGGCGGCGGGGATCGCCGCGCGCGTCTTTGCCGACACGGTGCCCGACCCGACGGTCGCGTCGGTCGACGCCGGGGTGGCCTGTCTGCATGAGGGCGATCACGACTGCATCGTCGGCTTCGGCGGCGGCAGCCCGCTCGACAGCGCCAAGGCGATCGCGGTGCTGGGCGAGCATGGCGGGGCGATGGCCGACTACAAGGCGCCGCATGTGCAGGACGCGCCGGGACTGCCGGTGATCGCGATCCCGACGACGGCGGGCACGGGTTCGGAGGCGACGCGCTTCACGATCATCACCGACGAGGCGACCGACGAGAAGATGCTGTGCCCCGGCCTCGCCTATCTGCCGGTCGCGGCGCTGGTCGATTATGAGCTGACCTTCACTAAGCCGCGGCGGCTGACCGCCGACACCGGGATCGATTCGCTGACCCACGCGATCGAGGCCTATGTGTCGAAGCGCGCGAATCCGTTCAGCGACGGCATGGCGCTGCTCGCGATGCGCGCGATCGCGCCGAACCTGCGCCGCGTGTGCCGCGACCCGATGGATGCGGCGGCGCGCGCGGCGATGATGCTGGGCGCGACGCAGGCGGGAATCGCTTTCTCGAACAGCTCGGTCGCGCTGGTTCACGGGATGAGCCGGCCGATCGGCGCGCATTTCCATGTCCCGCACGGCTTGTCGAACGCGATGCTGCTTCCCGCGGTGACGGCGTGGTCGGCGCCCGCGGCGCTTCATCGCTACGCCGACTGCGCGCGGGCGATGGGGGTGGCGGACGAGACGGAGGGCGACCAGGCGGCGGTGGCGCGGCTGCTCGACGAACTGGCGGCGCTCAACCGCGAGCTCGAGGTGCCGGGGCCGGCGGCGTGGGGTATCGACGCGGCGCGCTGGGAGGCGCTGGTCCCGACGATGTGCGCGCAGGCGGCGGCGTCGGGGTCGCCCGCGAACAATCCGCGCGTGCCCGATGCGGAAGAAATGGCGATGCTGTATGCGCAGGTGTGGGCGGGGTAG
- a CDS encoding MFS transporter: MNDESPAPPALPPVSPAYRRYALTVLLVIYILNFLDRQIVSILAEPIKHDLHLADWQLGVMTGLAFALFYTVLGIPIARHAETGHRPRIIAAAAGLWSLFTISCGHAQNFVQLTLCRIGVGIGEAGCTPPAHSLITDYTPREKRASALAFYSLGTPLGGLLGLALGGLIADAHGWRTAFLVAGLPGLLMAVVAWTTLREPRRQMHVDLAVLKAARPDFKTAMAEIRGKRTFWLIAFAAAIKAFIGYGAAAFIAPFFFRNHAEELTGIAADFGLGLTGFLGVALGIVLGLTGAVGTWLGGWLADRYGGRDLRAYVGIPAISTLLGIPFYVAALLVDSAVTALILFAFPPILNTLWYGPGYAAVQGLVRPQTRATASAVLLFIINLIGLGLGPLGVGAVSDFLSGPMGLGSAEGVRWSLMIFIMFGALASALFWMARSSIREEMIS; encoded by the coding sequence ATGAACGACGAATCCCCCGCCCCGCCCGCCCTTCCGCCGGTATCGCCCGCCTATCGCCGCTATGCGCTGACGGTGTTGCTCGTCATCTATATCCTCAATTTCCTTGACCGGCAGATCGTCTCGATCCTCGCCGAGCCGATCAAGCACGATCTCCATCTCGCCGACTGGCAGCTCGGGGTGATGACCGGGCTGGCCTTCGCGCTCTTCTACACCGTGCTCGGCATTCCGATCGCGCGCCACGCCGAGACGGGGCACCGGCCGCGGATCATCGCGGCGGCGGCGGGGCTGTGGAGCCTGTTCACCATCTCGTGCGGCCATGCGCAGAATTTCGTCCAGCTCACGCTGTGCCGCATCGGCGTCGGGATCGGCGAGGCGGGCTGCACCCCGCCCGCCCATTCGCTGATCACCGATTATACGCCGCGCGAAAAGCGCGCCTCCGCTCTCGCCTTCTATTCGCTGGGCACGCCGCTCGGCGGGCTGCTCGGGCTCGCGCTCGGCGGGCTGATCGCCGACGCCCATGGCTGGCGGACCGCCTTTCTGGTCGCCGGGCTGCCGGGGCTGCTGATGGCGGTCGTCGCCTGGACGACGTTGCGCGAGCCGCGACGGCAGATGCATGTCGACCTCGCCGTGCTGAAGGCCGCGCGTCCCGACTTCAAGACCGCGATGGCGGAGATCCGCGGCAAGCGCACCTTCTGGCTGATCGCCTTCGCCGCCGCGATCAAGGCGTTCATCGGCTATGGCGCCGCGGCTTTCATCGCGCCCTTCTTCTTTCGCAACCATGCCGAGGAGCTGACCGGCATCGCAGCCGATTTCGGGCTGGGGCTGACCGGCTTCCTCGGCGTCGCGCTCGGCATCGTGCTCGGGCTGACCGGCGCGGTCGGGACGTGGCTGGGCGGCTGGCTCGCCGACCGCTATGGCGGGCGCGACCTGCGCGCCTATGTCGGCATCCCGGCGATTTCAACCCTGCTCGGCATCCCTTTCTATGTCGCCGCGCTGCTCGTCGATTCGGCGGTGACCGCGCTGATCCTCTTCGCCTTTCCGCCGATCCTCAACACGCTCTGGTACGGGCCGGGCTACGCCGCGGTGCAGGGACTGGTGCGGCCGCAGACGCGCGCGACCGCGTCGGCGGTGCTGCTGTTCATCATCAACCTGATCGGGCTGGGGCTCGGCCCGCTCGGCGTCGGCGCGGTCAGCGATTTTCTAAGCGGGCCGATGGGGCTAGGGTCAGCGGAGGGCGTGCGCTGGTCGCTGATGATCTTCATTATGTTCGGCGCGCTCGCCTCGGCGCTGTTCTGGATGGCGCGCAGTTCGATCCGTGAGGAGATGATCAGTTGA
- a CDS encoding FGGY family carbohydrate kinase codes for MSKDGSLLLALDAGTTGARAMLVDPAGMVLGVDKRPIASRFPAPGLVEQDAGAVWEICRAVIDGALAAAGRGIADVGAIGVTTQRASVVLWDRATSEPVAPMLVWSDLRGMDEYKALRAAGFTAWPQVPSAKLPAAIALSGRDPKDLQWGTLDSWLTYKLSGAHVTDASAGWLTGYYDFAHGSGWDAALLAHQRLPASLFPAQVESWGTIAETDRAVLGARVPITALIADQEAAMVAHGALARGDWKATYGTSGVLMAGTGDAPQEVHKSMPAEALAFAGGKRRFCVEGMVNTTGSLIEWLCGGLGLFASPAAMEAAAASVSTAGNVVVRPSLAGMGAPHGLFEARGLIAGLSFADGPAEVARAALQGIAFRFREIAEVIADALPVPEALPVAGGLSASDTLMQLQADALQRPVRRHAVREASAYGAALAAGMGAGLFGESDFQRLARYDAEFLPKVGRDEADAAFARWRAAVMV; via the coding sequence GTGAGTAAGGACGGCTCCCTCCTCCTCGCGCTCGATGCAGGCACCACCGGCGCCCGCGCGATGCTGGTCGATCCGGCGGGCATGGTGCTGGGCGTCGACAAAAGGCCGATCGCCAGCCGCTTTCCCGCCCCCGGACTGGTCGAGCAGGACGCCGGCGCGGTGTGGGAGATCTGCCGCGCGGTGATCGATGGCGCGCTGGCCGCCGCCGGGCGCGGCATCGCCGACGTCGGCGCGATCGGCGTGACGACGCAGCGCGCGAGCGTGGTCCTGTGGGACCGCGCGACCAGCGAGCCGGTCGCGCCGATGCTCGTGTGGAGCGACCTGCGCGGGATGGACGAATATAAGGCGCTGCGCGCGGCGGGCTTCACCGCCTGGCCGCAGGTGCCCTCCGCCAAGCTGCCCGCAGCGATCGCACTGTCGGGGCGCGATCCCAAGGACTTGCAATGGGGAACGCTCGATAGCTGGCTCACTTACAAGCTGAGCGGCGCGCATGTCACCGATGCCTCGGCGGGGTGGCTGACGGGCTATTATGATTTTGCACACGGGAGCGGGTGGGACGCGGCCTTGCTGGCGCACCAGCGCCTGCCCGCGAGCCTGTTCCCGGCGCAGGTCGAAAGCTGGGGCACGATCGCCGAAACCGACCGCGCCGTGCTCGGCGCTCGGGTGCCGATCACCGCGCTGATCGCCGATCAGGAGGCGGCGATGGTCGCGCATGGCGCGCTGGCGCGCGGCGACTGGAAAGCGACTTACGGCACCTCGGGCGTGCTGATGGCGGGAACCGGCGACGCGCCGCAGGAGGTGCATAAGAGTATGCCCGCCGAGGCGCTTGCCTTCGCTGGCGGCAAGCGGCGCTTCTGCGTCGAAGGGATGGTCAACACGACCGGATCGCTGATCGAGTGGCTGTGCGGCGGGCTGGGACTGTTCGCGTCGCCGGCGGCGATGGAAGCGGCGGCGGCTTCGGTGAGCACGGCAGGGAATGTCGTGGTCCGGCCGTCGCTGGCGGGCATGGGGGCGCCGCATGGGCTGTTCGAGGCGCGCGGACTGATCGCGGGGCTGAGCTTTGCCGATGGACCGGCCGAGGTCGCGCGGGCAGCGTTGCAGGGCATCGCCTTTCGCTTTCGCGAGATCGCCGAGGTGATCGCCGACGCGCTGCCGGTGCCCGAGGCGCTGCCCGTCGCGGGCGGGCTGTCGGCGAGCGATACGCTGATGCAGTTGCAGGCCGATGCCTTGCAGCGCCCGGTGCGGCGCCACGCGGTGCGCGAGGCGAGCGCCTATGGCGCGGCGCTCGCGGCGGGGATGGGCGCGGGGCTGTTCGGGGAAAGCGACTTTCAGCGGCTGGCGCGATATGACGCGGAGTTCCTGCCGAAAGTCGGGCGCGACGAGGCCGATGCGGCATTCGCGCGGTGGCGGGCGGCGGTGATGGTGTGA
- a CDS encoding FAD-binding oxidoreductase codes for MSSIAEALASAVGADRVASDTDARQARRYDQWAVKHLRDWRGESVPAPGCVVRPQSVEDVQKVVRLAAERRVPLIPYGLGSGVCGGIEPTPDAILLDMSTMNRVRFIDSDDLLASFDAGLNGMEAEEAVAAHGLTIGHWPQSIAISSVGGWVSTRASGQFSTAYGNIEDIIHSIEAVLPNGELVTLGKAVRAAAGPDLRHLLMGAEGTMGVITGVTFSLRAKAPHRDYSIFYANDMRAGFEAQRRIVRADWRPPVMRQYDGREVRRLFRDYEQGGKAMLLMVHEGPKTRVDVELAAMHEICAAAGLEAGDPTAAKQWIEKRNHVPSWRDMFERGYVADTVEISGRWSEIGAIYDDSIAALNAIPGVINASAHSSHVYRSGINLYFSLAATFEDSAKMEPAYFAGWRAIMEATAKHGGGVAHHHGAGRLRKPYLHHDLGENGVALLRRIKHCLDPEGIMNPGNLIPDA; via the coding sequence ATGAGTTCGATTGCCGAAGCCCTAGCGAGCGCCGTCGGCGCCGATCGCGTCGCGAGCGACACCGATGCGCGACAAGCGCGGCGTTACGACCAGTGGGCGGTCAAGCATCTGCGCGACTGGCGCGGCGAATCCGTGCCCGCGCCGGGCTGCGTCGTGCGGCCGCAATCGGTGGAGGATGTGCAGAAGGTCGTGCGCCTTGCCGCCGAGCGCCGCGTGCCGCTGATCCCCTACGGCCTCGGCAGCGGGGTGTGCGGCGGGATCGAGCCGACGCCGGATGCGATCCTGCTCGACATGAGCACGATGAACCGGGTCCGCTTCATCGACAGCGACGATCTGCTGGCGAGCTTCGATGCCGGACTCAACGGCATGGAAGCCGAAGAAGCGGTCGCGGCCCACGGCCTGACGATCGGCCACTGGCCGCAGTCGATCGCGATCAGCAGCGTCGGCGGCTGGGTGTCGACGCGCGCCTCGGGGCAATTTTCGACCGCCTATGGCAATATCGAGGACATCATCCATTCGATCGAGGCGGTGCTGCCGAACGGCGAACTGGTGACGCTGGGCAAGGCGGTGCGCGCCGCCGCCGGGCCCGATCTTCGCCACCTGCTGATGGGCGCTGAAGGGACGATGGGCGTCATCACCGGCGTGACCTTCTCGCTGCGCGCGAAGGCGCCGCACCGCGATTACAGCATCTTCTATGCGAACGACATGCGCGCCGGGTTCGAGGCGCAGCGGCGGATCGTCCGCGCCGACTGGCGCCCGCCGGTGATGCGCCAATATGACGGGCGCGAGGTGCGGCGGCTGTTCCGCGATTATGAACAGGGCGGCAAGGCAATGCTGCTGATGGTCCATGAAGGCCCGAAAACCCGTGTCGACGTCGAACTGGCGGCGATGCACGAGATTTGCGCCGCTGCGGGGCTTGAGGCGGGCGATCCGACGGCGGCGAAGCAATGGATCGAAAAGCGCAACCATGTGCCGAGCTGGCGCGATATGTTCGAGCGCGGCTATGTCGCCGACACGGTCGAGATTTCGGGGCGCTGGAGCGAGATCGGCGCGATCTACGACGACAGCATCGCGGCGCTGAACGCGATCCCTGGGGTCATCAACGCATCGGCGCACAGCAGCCATGTCTACCGGTCGGGGATCAACCTCTATTTCAGCCTCGCCGCGACCTTCGAGGACAGCGCGAAGATGGAGCCCGCCTATTTCGCGGGCTGGCGCGCGATCATGGAAGCGACCGCGAAGCATGGCGGCGGGGTCGCGCACCATCATGGCGCGGGGCGATTGCGCAAGCCGTATCTGCACCATGACTTGGGCGAAAATGGCGTGGCGCTGTTGCGGCGGATCAAGCATTGTCTCGATCCGGAGGGGATCATGAATCCGGGCAATCTGATACCCGATGCGTGA